Part of the Odocoileus virginianus isolate 20LAN1187 ecotype Illinois chromosome 9, Ovbor_1.2, whole genome shotgun sequence genome, CACGGAAATGTGTGGTTTATTTCAGTCATTGAGCATTTCTGATCATCATGTCTGCAATGTTTTCTTCCCGGTAGTAACTTCATATAAAACAATATTAGTAAAAATTGTTCCTCCTATTTAGGGATTAGATAAAACCACTCATATTCTCTTCAAACAAGTATAACAACACATAGAACTTTTGAAAATTGAGAATAGTAAATTATCTTTTGCAGGGATTAACAACAAgcaaaaatgattttttccccAGGATGGATTATTTTATTATCACCCCTTTCTCATATACTTTTCCATGAAGGTGATAGAAACAGGTCAACATTTTAAGACTAACCTGGACTCCAAATATAACTGTTTACAAgatatgtgaagtgaaagtcgcttgtgaccccatggactatacagttcatggaattcccgccagaatactggagtgggtagctttcccttctccagaggatcttcccaaagcagggatcaaacccaggtctcccgcgttgcaggcaatctaccagctgagacacaaggaaaGCCAGCTTACAAGATAAGAGGTATAAAAATCCTAAAGACGTTCCCTGAGGGGAAATAAAATCTCTCCACCAGTTTACACATGGTGGAAACATAGGAGGAGACCAGAGCAGTAGAAATTTTACGTATGGTATGTGCATGTTGATTAGTCATTCTGAAACAGGCTAAGGAACTGAATTGACACAGTGCTAAGTGAAAAAGATGTGGACACACCCTTGTGGAATGAGATAAGTGACTTTCAGGAGAAAAATCTAccagagaaagcaaagcaaatacAGTTCAGGGttacacttctttttctttatttggctgaacCACATTTTTGCCAGTGTACATCCTGAATTGGAATAAAGATCTAGGCTTGTAACTTGAATGTCAGATGACTTGCTCGGGATCCCGAGAAAAAGTTTCAGAAGATTTGAAGAGACAAAAAGAGAGCTTAGGTATTACGTGCTGAAACTTCAGGAGCACAAATTTCTGTTCTGCATGTTCTCATGTATACATGGAGGTGTGAAATTGATCAGCTCCTATTATTCTATCAATATCATTCCATAATGTTACCCCTgcctcaaaaaaatttaaaatcctgTGACACTGATTTTCTAGActtaaaaaagtaatgaaaacttCACTGAATCTATGGATTCAATAATGATTGATTGCAGGCTCCCATGTTGGCgtacacttatttttaaatatttattggtcaCCTTGAGTACAACTCAATGGATCACAATGCAAATTTGttaatgaagagaagaaaacagtatATTAGAGCCCTGGGTGATTTACAAACTTATTTAAAGGttataaaatctgtcagtgcccTTTGCATAGTAAAGAGGCTAAGTTTGTCTggttcatttaaaatgaataaatggggTAAGCCACAGACTTTATAGCATCTTCCTCcatgtcctgtttttttttcttttttcaaaacagGATGTTGACAATGCCTCTTTGGCACGTCTTGACCTGGAGCGTAAAGTGGAATCCTTGCAAGAAGAGATTGCCTTTTTGAAGAAACTGCATGACGAGGTAAGAAGAGGCACTGAACGTTTGTGGGTGCAGCTGCTCCCGTACCTGGCATGGCTGACTTTCCGTCTGTCTTTCCTCAGGAAATCCAGGAGCTTCAGGCCCAGATTCAAGAACAGCACGTGCAGATCGACATGGATGTTTCCAAGCCTGACCTCACGGCTGCCCTGCGTGATGTCCGTCAGCAGTATGAGAGCGTGGCCGCCAAGAACCTTCAGGAGGCTGAGGAATGGTACAAGTCCAAGGTACAGACCGGCTAGTGAGGCCAGAACAGATGCAGACCATGCTGTTTGCTGCACTTCTCGGTGGTTCCTCAGTGCCTTTGAGCGCCCTAGCTTAGCTGGCTTTTCTTCTTGTTCAAGTTTTATTTCTTACTGCATTCCCCACCTTTCCCCATCCTTTCCCACTGCCATCTGTCACCCTGCTTCCAGGTAACCCCCAAACCATGCTCTTGACCTCCGCCCTCTGCAAATGAGGGCAGCAAAGTGAATTTCTGCTTGAAAATCTCAACATCCACCTTCCACCTCATTTTCTCTGGTTATCCAAACAGAAGTTTCAACATATCCTGGAAGATGTTGAGTTTGGAACTTTGAGTGTAAAATTTGGTTGGCATCATGCCTTATTTACTTTGTTTGTTCACCATCTTTAAGCTTTCTCATTTATCCCGGCCACATAGCATCTTGAGGATCTGTGGATGAGGCCTGTGCCTGACCCAGGTTTCTGCTTCCTCCCTGACAGTTTGCCGACCTCTCTGAAGCTGCTAACCGCAACAATGATGCCCTGCGCCAGGCCAAGCAGGAGTCGAATGAGTACCGTCGGCAGGTGCAGTCTCTTACCTGTGAGGTGGATGCGCTCAAAGGGACTGTGAGTATCATACTTGCAGGTGACAGCTTGTAGACATTCAGGTGGCCAATCTGAGGGTGCTATTGGAAGAAAATTTTGTTCAAAGGGGGAAAAACTGGCATTTTAATCCAAAGAAAATGATTCCGTTCAGATTGATTCAAAAAGATCTTGGAGATCCCAAGGTTTTAATTTACCTATATTATTGTTTCCACTAGGAAGGAACCTGGTACATTATTTTCCACCAAAAGTTGGAGTTTTTCCCATTTGGTACGAGGGGAAATGATTGCAGATAGTTTGGAAATGGTtggggttgttgtttagtcactcagttgtttcaactcttggtgaccccgtttgggctttcccaggcaagaacactggagtgggttgccatttccttctccaaaggatcttcccaacccagggatcgaacctgagtctcctgcattggcaggcggattctttaccaccgcggTTGGGAGAatagctgtttttgtttgtttctgggaAATAACACCGCCACCTTTCTCATCTTTCCTGCAGAACGAGTCTCTGGAACGCCAGATGCGTGAAATGGAAGAGAACTTCTCTGTGGAAGCTGCTAACTACCAAGACACTATTGGCCGCCTGCAGGATGAGATTCAGAACATGAAGGAAGAGATGGCCCGTCACCTGCGTGAATACCAAGACCTGCTGAATGTCAAGATGGCGCTCGACATCGAGATCGCCACCTACAGGAAGCTgctggaaggagaggagagcaggTAGGGAACAGGGCTCCTGGGAGTGAATTCCTAGCTGCCCTGGGCTGGGTATTGTGCCCCTCATTTTCCACGCACCATTCATTTCATCTTCAGACCCTTTCTGATTCAAGGTCGCTCCTGACCACTTTTTACATATGAGAAATCTTCAGTTCAGAGAGACTGAGTTCCTTGTCCTAGTTAGTTCGTTACCCAAACTGGGATCTGAACCTGCAGTTGATTCTGTGAAAACCAGTAGTCATGCTATAGTACTTCCAGTCCCTTGTATGAAATGCTtggagtaaaatatttaaatgtactaATGAGACCAATCATGGGTTAATGCTTCTAAAGCAAATCCGTCACCAGTGAATTATAAGCAGGAGTTTTCTTAATTGATGAAAATAAGAACTGTATAAATTTCTCCTTGTTTATGAAAAAtgtgactgtttttctttttataggatttctctgcctcttccaaACTTTTCTTCCCTGAACCTGAGGGGTAAGCATTTGATTATCctttatgaaaatttttattcatttatttatttatttgactgatctctgtgacatgtaggatcttagttccccgaccagggattgaacttgggccccctgcggtggaagcaTTCCTAAATattgggctgccagggaatttcctatgAAACATTTTAGCAGCTTTTAGCCATTCTGCTTATAAAacactcatttttaaaactgaaagatgCCATAAAGAGAAAATTCTCTAGGACAGCCATAATTTTCAAACAAATACTGTTTTATATTCTGTACTTCCAGTTAAATTGAaactccatttttcttcctcctgaTGGAGTAAACACTAAAACAGTCCATCCCATCCTGATGTCTCAGTAACATTAGCCCCTGGGCTTGAAAACAGGTGATaatcttttagaattattttggGAATAGTGCCTTAAAACAATCATGAACAAAAACCATAATTTTTGgacaaaattgtttctttttaaaaatttcatttttactcattttgtacctattttctttattcagaaaCCAATCTGGATTCACTCCCTCTGGTTGACACCCATTCAAAAAGGACACTTCTGATTAAGACGGTGGAAACCAGAGATGGACAGGTTGGTATctttaaatcaaaaagaaataatctcATGCCAGCATTGGTAAGCCTTTAAATCCATAAACCTGTGTCAGATACAGGTAGCTAATTTGGGAGGTTTGTTTCAATCATGCCTCCTAAAAGGAGAATAGTACTTCTTCCAGCCAGTACCCACATCCAACTAATTATTTGGCTTCTAGATGCGAAGGTGAGATAATAGTCTGCCTTTGTCCAAAATTAGTGATTTACTTTGGTGCTTAATTTGAAACAGGAGTACAGTTTCCTTAAGTTAATTCCTAATCTAGATTCATAAGACTGTGTCATGGATTCATATTGACTATGTCAGTATTAGGAATGTTTTGATCCTGCACATAGGGCCTTCCCTGGACACTCCTAGACCCTGTCATGGTGTGATACAAAGGCATGGCATATGACTAAGTAGTTTCTCACTACCTCTCTGTGCCAGGAAAAGACAAGGTCAAAATGTATGGTAATCTTCAAGTAATCTTCCCCTGCACATCAGATGTACTTGTTATACATTTTAGTATGCTTTAATTGTAAATTTTGCTGCTGACGATTATTATGGCATTCTTCTtcacacacacagtatttttaAGTCATAGCATCCTATCAGATACATATTTTGCCTATAGGTGAAAAGCATCTTACATATGTCTCTATCCCCACTGTCTGTGAGCCTTTTCATACAGAACCAATATAATCTTCCAATTTTCACAACAAATTATATCCATATCCTGGGATTTTTCTTTGACAGGCTTTATGGGATCATTTCTTCATTAGTATGTAGTATTGTATTTGATATGAGTTCTATTTTTCTTAACAGGTTATCAACGAAACTTCCCAGCATCACGATGATCTGGAATAAAAACTGCACATACTCCGTGCAGCAAAATACTAccagcaagaaggaaaaaaaattcatatctTAAAGAAACAGCTTTCAAGTGCCTTTCTGCAGTTTTTTCAGGAGCGCAAGATAGATTTGGAATAGGAATAAGCCCTAGTTCTTGAACCAACACCCGTAAAAGATTTAGAGAAAAGTTTACAACATAATCTAGTTTACCGAAGAAGCCTTGTGctagaatactttttaaaaagtatttttgaataCCATTAAAACTGCTTTTTTCCATCAAGTATCTGACCAACTTGTTTCTGCTTCAATAAATCTTTGGAAAACTCTGTTGGTATCTTACTTATTTGATAATATCTAAATAATTCACTAAATTTCATGAGAATATTTATGTTTTGGTTAAGTATTTTTTTGTCATATTGGTCAAACTGCCACAAAATCAAGGCTGGGTTAACTTGAGAAATTCAACTTTATGCTTGAAACTGAGTTTTTAATTTGGTCATTTTAGGTAGACCTTGCATCTTTGCAATTCAGTTGCTTTTTAAACTTACAAATAGATGTTGTAAAATAACTCGCAATGACACTAGGTGTTTCCATAAAATGAGTTCAGCTGGGTGCATATCCATGTGTGATTACAGCTCTAACAGACATCCTAAAACGAAAAACCTGACCAAAATGAAAAGTGCGTTTTGGTATGTGCAGCATGAGTGGCACAAACTCTGCTCTGGGGGTTAAAGCGTAGACAACAGCCAGGATGTAAGGGCTGCATCTTCCATTAGCAACGCAGAAATGGAACAAATTCATTTAGTCTCAACACCAGGAACTACCcagtttttctgtgtgtatatctatatgtgATGCCTAAATGTATATATCTGCATGCATGCGTAAGCACAGTCAAGCCcgactccgcaaccccatgggctatagccctccaggctcctctgtccatgggatttcccaggcaagaatactggagtggacagccatttcctactccagaggatcttcttgacccagagatggaactatGTCTCCTTGCATTGTTTAgaagattctttcccactgagttaCTTGGAAAGCCCAAGTGTATTAATATAACATGTATCTACTTACAGGTATGTTTAAAGACTTGTGCTTGAGGAACTGATGGTAGacacagaataaaggaaaattctTAACTGTTCCTTGGGCAATAAAATTAACATGAGGTACAATGATGCTAATCTCCAATCAGCTTTCAAAATCTGGAGCAATGAGCATGAAGTGCTGTGGTCATGAAAAACTTCCTATAGGTCACACAATGTGAGCAGAGTTTAGGAAGAGGGATAAAGTTTAGATAAACAAAAGAGGGAGGGTGTGGCCTGGAAGCAATATGAGTTCTAATGGCCCATTGTGTGTTTTGGAGGAAAATTTCCTCTCAGCAAGAAGTTCCTAGACTTCTTTAAGTCCCAATTTCCTGTATTACTATGATTCCCTCTCCTCCAGGAATGCTGTGGTAGGCATtccttgtaattattttatttctttcttttttggccactcAGCATGAGGGGGGCtcttaattcctcaaccaggaatggaactcatgccccctgcaagagaagtgcagagtcctaactactggtcTAATCAGGGAAGTATCTCCTTGTAATTTTTAAGTGCTTGCATCTATCTCTCTGTAGAGTTGATGGAGGACAAAGTAAGATGGTTTCCACTTTGTTTACTCAaaggccaggcactgtgctaagtcacATTAGCTatgattttcatcattttttatgaTGGGCGCTGCATGAGTAAAGAAAGAACTGGCCTGGGAAGGGACCTCTAGTCAAGTTTACATCCTCGTCTGTGTGGGATGGTCTTGGTTTATGCTTACTGATTAACAACGCCCCCTTTTCAGACTCACAAGTGTACTAATTTGAACAACAGATTCCACCTATTAGTCATCCTACCCTTAGCATAATATCACAGGGAAAGGGGTTACTGCTGTGATTCCTGGAGTGGTCCTGCACCCCatacctcaccccacccccatatTTGAACAACTGACGTGTGTATCACCAGAGGAAATAACCAGGTGCTTGGACCCTGAAGAAACTTtgattttttgttgctgttgttgttctttagccATTTTCATTACATCCCTCTCAGCCTCCTAGCCATATTTTTTCTGTCTCATCATTTGTACCCTACCTTTGGCTTATGAGGGAAATGCAGGGAAGACACCAGGCCCACACTGGTTTTCTTCAAGCATGTCACtttcatattaataaataaataaagcttagtTTCCCTTGTGTCCCTCAGCCCCGGGAAAAAGGAACCAAGATGACAAGTTCTGCCAAATATCTTGAGACTAGTGGGCTCCCCACCCTCAAAATTCCCTTACAACTCTTTCTAAAAATCACCTCCCCGAAACGAAAAAGATGAGCTCATCTCCCTTATCTCCAACTGTCAGAAACCAGCCTTttgtgggaaaaacaaaaaaaccccagggCCCACCTTACAAGAACTCAAATCTATgtaagtctttttaatttttatcattagtCCTACTGTTAGTGCTGTCCTTACGTTCCACtttgaaaaactaataaaaagaaaggatgtTCTCACCACCtacaatgaaacaaagatgaatgcTTGGTTCTTTTATGCATAACATTAATCCTAGattaaaggagattaaaaaaaaaagtagggatgGGGAGAAGAGAATGATGCATAAAGTGTGAAGTCTCGAGAAAGTGACCAAGGGGATGGTGCAGTCTGTGgaaataatgtgaaaattaaGTCTTTCTGAGGTTTCTCACCATCGTGACAGATGGCAGAGGTGCCTGGTGACTGAGACAAACGGTCTGACTCAGTTACAGCATGTCTGATGTGAGCCAGCCCTATCTCCCCATGACCAGCCTCTGACAAAGGCGCTAGGAGACAAATCTCCTTCCCAAGGCTGTGGGACTGAGGGGGGTGGTGGGTGTGAGGTgagggggaagggcagggggACAGTAGCTTCCCCTGGCCTCTTCCTGAAGAAAACAAGTTTGAAACAGACACTTTGCCCCAAAGAAGGCTCTCACTCCAACCTGCCAGGCTTCAGCTGAAAAAAGGGTCTCCATATATCCACTGGGGTGGgacataacaaagtaccacagaacGAGCGGCTTCAACTACAGAAAtgaattttctcacagttctgcaggctggACATCCAAAGTCAAGCTACCAGCAGTGTTGGTCTCTTCTGAGAACTCTCCCCTTAGAttatctcttcttataaagaaatCAGTCATAATGGATTAGTAACCACCTGTAGGACCTCATTTTATCtgaatcacctctttaaagacactatttccaaatacagtcacattctgagttaATGGGGGgttaaatggcagcccactccagtgttcttgcctggaaaatcccatggatggaggagcctggttacagtctacagactacagtccatggggtttgcaaagagttggacacgactgagagacttcacacAAGACACCAACATAAGAATAGCAGAAGGGGTTcggcggggtgggggagagggaaccTGGGGACAAAGGACACAAATTCAGCCCTTAACAGGGTCACTGTTAAACAGTGGGAGACCAATCTCCTTGTCTGTACTTGAAATAGGTCTGTGATGGAGGTCTGCAAAAGGCCCTAAAGCTTGCAAAGTCAGTGATGGTGAATACACTGCTTAAAGACTTGTGGCCACATGTGACTGGTCAACGTCTCTGGTTTTTTTTAAACCCCCTCTCATGGTAGAGAAGAGTTTGAGATAAATGCTCCGGAGACTTGCTCCACACAGTTATCCTATAAGGCGAGTATTTCTTTTAGGGCAGGGTAGAAGGTGAGCAGACAAACATGGATGGCTCTGGGGGAGTCAACAGAATCTAATAGATGAAGATTCTCTTCAGTCCAAGACTAGTCTAAAGCTACAGACTCATAGGAAGTTCAGGTTCCCTGTATGTGTCAGGCGCTCACTGGGTGTTGGCTGGACAATCACAAAGTCAGATCCTTTATTGAGTTCATAGTCTACCCATTAACTGGAGAAGAACAGAGCTATGTACTGAATGGTCATGTCCcctcctcaaattcatatgttgaaatcctaacccccagcgTGATGGctttaggaggtggggccttcgGAAGGTGATTAATAAATTGTGGGAGGTAATTCATGAGGTGGAGCCCTCTTGAGTGGGATTAGTACCCTTATAAAAAGACACAGAGCTTGCTTTCCCTCTATTCTGTGTTCCACCCTgtgaagataaaaagagaagccctaaagagcaggggtccccaagccCTGGGCCGTGGACAAGTGCcaggcctgttaggaaccaggctgtATGGCAGTAAGTGAGCAGCAAATGAGacagcaaagcttcatctgtgttTACAGCCACTCCCCATTGCTAGCATTACGGCCTCCTCTCATTATCAGtggtggcattagattctcataggagggAACTAGGTTGCATGCTCCTTATTATGAgtatcatccccaaaccatccttgcccctccccccaaccccagatccatggaaaaaattgtcttccttgaaactggtccctggtgccaaaatgttGAGGACTGCTGATCTAGAGGAAGCAGGTTCTCATCAGACACAAGATCTGCCGgtgctttgatcttggacttccagcctccagaactgtgagaagtaaatttctattgtttaagtccCCAGTCCATGGTATTATGTTATAGCAGTCTGAACTGACTAAAGCAAACAGGGGATGTTGTCATGAGGTGTTGGATGCATTTTACTTCACAGATGTTGCAAAGCAGCTACACAGGTCACTTCACATCCATTCAGCTTTCCTTAGGCTGACCTAACCAGGAGAAGGCTCTTGTTCTGTCCGTGGCATTCAGACTGTGGCTTTGATGTTGATCTTAACTTGACATGGGCCCCTGTCTCTCCAGAACATGAGACTtccctctattttattttatcattattttattttaattaatttattaattgcaaattatattatttatttgactgcatcgggtcttagctgtggcatgcaggagcttcactgcatcatgtgggatctttcattgcagcacatggactctctagttgtggcaggtgagCTCggtagttgctctgcagcatgtgggatattagtcaCCCGAACAGGCATCAAACACACATCCCTTAcactgcaaagcagattcttgaccactggaccaccagggaactcctaatTATAATTACACTATTTTGTAATGTTGGTTTAAAGGTCGTTGTCTGCTAATGTCAACATGTGAATcacatattattttgtttatagggtctgttttctctttggatttttgttttgggtttttgattattttaacatgcctcattattttttactgaatACTGAAGATTTTAAATGATGCTTGTTTAGGCTCTggacaatattttcttttttttttttttttttttagtttatcctttcaactcctttttatttttattttttcatttatttttattagttggaggctaattactttacaatattgtagtggtttttgtcatacattgacatgaatcagccatggatttacatgtattccccatcccgatcccccctcccacctccctctccacccgatccctctgggtcttcccagagcaccagccctgagcacttgtctcatgcatccaacctgggctggtgatctgtttcaccatagataatagacatgtttcaatgctgttctctcaaaacatcccatcctcgccttctcccacagagtccaaaagtctgttctgtacatctgtgtctctttttctgttttgcatatagggttatcgttaccatctttctaaattccatatatatgtgttagtttactgtaatggtctttatctttctggcttacttcactctgtataatgggctccagtttcatccatctcattagaactgattcaaatgaattctttttaatggctgagtaatattccatggtgtatatgtaccacagcttccttatccattcgcctgctgatgggca contains:
- the VIM gene encoding vimentin: MSTRSVSSSSYRRMFGGPGTASRPSSTRSYVTTSTRTYSLGSALRPSTSRTLYTSSPGGVYATRSSAVRLRSGVPGVRLLQDSVDFSLADAINTEFKNTRTNEKVELQELNDRFANYIDKVRFLEQQNKILLAELEQLKGQGKSRLGDLYEEEMRELRRQVDQLTNDKARVEVERDNLTEDIMRLREKLQEEMLQREEAESTLQSFRQDVDNASLARLDLERKVESLQEEIAFLKKLHDEEIQELQAQIQEQHVQIDMDVSKPDLTAALRDVRQQYESVAAKNLQEAEEWYKSKFADLSEAANRNNDALRQAKQESNEYRRQVQSLTCEVDALKGTNESLERQMREMEENFSVEAANYQDTIGRLQDEIQNMKEEMARHLREYQDLLNVKMALDIEIATYRKLLEGEESRISLPLPNFSSLNLRETNLDSLPLVDTHSKRTLLIKTVETRDGQVINETSQHHDDLE